One genomic segment of Mycolicibacterium neworleansense includes these proteins:
- a CDS encoding ArsR/SmtB family transcription factor: MTESDEDRADALFQALADRTRRDIMRRVLAGEHSVSVLAAKYDMSFAAVQKHVAVLEKAGLITKRRNGREQLASGDVQAVRSVASMLTELEQVWRGRIARIDELIATDPLED, from the coding sequence ACGAGGACCGGGCGGACGCCCTGTTCCAGGCGCTCGCCGACCGGACGAGGCGGGACATCATGCGCCGGGTCCTGGCCGGGGAGCACTCGGTCTCGGTGCTCGCGGCGAAGTACGACATGAGCTTCGCCGCAGTGCAGAAACACGTCGCCGTGCTGGAGAAGGCCGGGCTGATCACCAAGCGGCGCAACGGTCGTGAGCAGCTGGCCAGTGGTGACGTGCAAGCGGTGCGGTCGGTGGCGTCCATGTTGACCGAGCTGGAACAGGTTTGGCGTGGCCGCATCGCACGCATCGATGAACTGATCGCAACCGATCCCTTGGAGGACTGA
- a CDS encoding SRPBCC family protein, with product MPVTDVQHDLDKLTLTITAEFAAPVQRIWQVYADPRQLEKVWGPPTYPATVVDHSLTPGGRVTYFMIGPEGDKHAGYWDVTAVDEPTSFSFDDGFADQDFNPNPDMPVSKNVYTFAEHNGGTRAVYMSTYESADALQQVLDMGVVEGASSAINQIDDLLAA from the coding sequence ATGCCCGTGACCGACGTCCAACACGACCTCGACAAACTGACGCTGACGATCACCGCCGAGTTTGCCGCGCCGGTGCAGCGAATCTGGCAGGTGTATGCCGATCCGCGTCAGCTGGAGAAGGTGTGGGGTCCGCCGACCTACCCGGCGACGGTGGTCGACCACAGCCTCACCCCCGGCGGCCGCGTCACCTACTTCATGATCGGCCCGGAGGGCGACAAGCACGCGGGGTACTGGGATGTCACCGCCGTCGACGAGCCGACGAGCTTCTCGTTCGACGACGGTTTCGCCGACCAGGACTTCAATCCGAACCCCGACATGCCGGTGTCAAAGAACGTCTACACCTTCGCCGAACACAACGGCGGCACCCGCGCGGTCTACATGAGCACCTACGAGTCCGCCGACGCGCTGCAGCAGGTGCTCGACATGGGTGTGGTCGAGGGAGCTTCCTCGGCGATCAACCAGATCGATGACCTACTGGCCGCCTGA
- a CDS encoding MHYT domain-containing protein has product MNHQVHHFDMGLWLLFLAYIVSVTGSVVGLACTRCGARATNGRDRLRWLLMAAIAIGGVGIWLMHFIAMLGFAIPNSMVRYHLGWTIASAVIAIVAVFVGLITIGREFDLRRLLAGGVITGLAVAVMHYTGMWAVQMQGTMTYDTTLVVISFVIAVVAATAALWFTLVLKSRGLRFIAGLVMGVAVVGMHYTGMAAVRVSVDHTMPVPGGPEVFSFLFPVFVIGLLALVVPITAVMLAPDRNADEDAAESRPVAAAAGRHR; this is encoded by the coding sequence ATGAACCACCAAGTACATCACTTCGACATGGGCCTGTGGCTGCTGTTCCTGGCGTACATCGTCTCGGTGACCGGCTCGGTCGTCGGCCTGGCCTGCACCCGGTGCGGCGCCAGGGCAACCAATGGCCGCGATCGGCTCCGCTGGCTGCTCATGGCCGCTATCGCCATTGGCGGCGTTGGCATCTGGCTCATGCACTTCATCGCGATGCTCGGCTTCGCCATTCCGAACAGCATGGTCCGGTACCACCTCGGCTGGACGATCGCGTCGGCCGTGATCGCGATCGTCGCCGTCTTCGTCGGTCTGATCACCATCGGCCGGGAATTCGATCTGCGCCGGCTGCTGGCCGGCGGTGTGATCACCGGCCTCGCGGTCGCGGTGATGCACTACACGGGTATGTGGGCGGTGCAGATGCAGGGCACGATGACCTACGACACCACGCTCGTCGTCATCTCCTTCGTCATCGCCGTGGTGGCTGCCACGGCCGCGTTGTGGTTCACCCTGGTTCTGAAATCACGCGGACTGCGCTTCATCGCCGGCCTCGTGATGGGCGTTGCCGTCGTCGGCATGCACTACACCGGCATGGCCGCGGTGCGCGTCAGTGTCGACCACACGATGCCGGTTCCCGGTGGGCCCGAGGTGTTCTCGTTCCTGTTCCCGGTCTTCGTGATCGGCCTGCTCGCCCTCGTCGTCCCGATCACCGCCGTGATGCTGGCACCTGATCGCAATGCCGACGAGGACGCAGCCGAGTCACGCCCCGTGGCGGCGGCAGCCGGGCGCCACCGTTAA
- a CDS encoding GTP-binding protein, whose translation MDYAHSDSGPTVSSTKIVIAGGFGVGKTTFVGAVSEIVPLRTEALVTNASQGHDDLEAIPGKETTTVAMDFGRITIADDLVLYLFGTPGQRRFWFMWDDLVHGAIGAVVLVDTRRLEDSFAAVDFFEARSLPFLIAVNEFDDSPSYSTEELREALSVSPNVPIINVDARQRESAKNALIAITSFALERLPSTTS comes from the coding sequence GTGGATTACGCGCACTCTGACTCCGGCCCCACGGTGTCGTCGACCAAGATCGTGATCGCCGGCGGCTTCGGCGTCGGCAAGACCACGTTCGTCGGCGCCGTGTCGGAGATCGTGCCGTTGCGCACCGAGGCCCTCGTCACGAACGCCTCGCAGGGCCACGACGACCTCGAGGCCATCCCCGGCAAGGAAACCACCACGGTCGCCATGGATTTCGGCCGTATCACGATCGCCGACGATCTCGTGCTGTACCTGTTCGGCACACCCGGGCAGCGGCGGTTCTGGTTCATGTGGGACGACCTGGTCCACGGCGCCATCGGCGCGGTGGTGCTGGTCGACACCCGCCGGCTCGAGGACAGCTTCGCGGCCGTCGACTTCTTCGAGGCCCGCAGCCTGCCGTTCCTGATCGCCGTCAACGAGTTCGACGACTCACCGAGCTACAGCACCGAAGAGCTGCGTGAGGCGCTCTCGGTGTCCCCCAATGTCCCGATCATCAATGTCGATGCACGGCAACGTGAATCGGCGAAGAACGCGCTGATCGCCATCACCTCGTTCGCGCTGGAACGCCTTCCGTCGACTACTTCCTAG
- a CDS encoding DUF742 domain-containing protein, producing the protein MTLSMDKPEQPRSASRARPYTLTGGRTRARVEVPIEAPVEALLSSGELDCAPGDIPAVIVRLCDTRPSIAEISAYAGLPIGVTRVLVSDLVDSGHLRVHATLTDRSTVAERRLLIERTLSGLRAL; encoded by the coding sequence ATGACCCTGAGCATGGACAAACCCGAGCAGCCTCGGTCCGCCAGTCGCGCGCGGCCGTACACCCTGACCGGCGGACGAACCCGTGCCCGCGTCGAGGTGCCGATCGAAGCTCCGGTGGAGGCCCTGCTGTCCTCCGGAGAACTCGACTGCGCGCCTGGCGACATCCCCGCCGTCATCGTCCGGTTGTGCGACACCCGACCGTCGATCGCCGAGATCTCCGCGTACGCCGGGCTGCCCATCGGGGTGACCCGGGTACTGGTGAGCGATCTGGTGGACAGCGGCCACCTGCGTGTTCACGCCACCCTGACCGACCGCTCGACCGTTGCAGAACGGCGCCTACTGATCGAAAGGACCCTCAGTGGATTACGCGCACTCTGA
- a CDS encoding roadblock/LC7 domain-containing protein — protein sequence MNTGTQSHDRSAGSAATPRSTSGTLDWFVSNFVRDVPGVSHAILVSADGLLMASNSHLPADRAEQLAAVTSGLASLSTGAARLFEAGNVRQSIVEMDDGFLLLMGVGNGSYLATLASISCDIGQVGYEMALLVDRVGKTVEATPRATHGAR from the coding sequence ATGAACACCGGCACGCAATCACATGACCGGTCCGCGGGCTCTGCTGCAACACCGAGAAGTACCTCAGGCACCCTCGACTGGTTCGTGTCGAACTTCGTGCGTGACGTGCCGGGTGTCTCGCACGCGATTCTGGTGTCGGCCGATGGCCTGCTGATGGCCTCGAACTCCCACCTCCCGGCCGATCGTGCCGAGCAATTGGCCGCTGTCACGTCCGGTTTGGCCAGCTTGTCGACCGGCGCGGCCCGGTTGTTCGAGGCCGGGAACGTGCGCCAGTCCATCGTCGAGATGGACGACGGGTTTCTGCTGCTGATGGGTGTCGGCAACGGCTCGTATCTGGCCACCCTGGCGTCGATCTCGTGCGACATCGGGCAGGTCGGGTACGAGATGGCGTTGCTCGTCGACCGGGTCGGCAAGACCGTCGAGGCGACGCCGCGCGCCACGCATGGAGCTCGATGA
- a CDS encoding ATP-binding protein has translation MTRASRAAIESWPLRWKVAATLVLPILLAATFGAVRIYNELSAASRLNLASDNAVIVVPAVELVDRLDGLAYAAASGAPLEEPLAQFDESAKTLDSLIKSAEFDQAVAAQLTTASSTAKTLRDDITSGPLPQQVIADRASDVASGVVSVIAETTETVDDRTVRPLADQLVDTLAAQRALTTQRVLIAAPDFADSDALRAEVADAAGAEAAAIDRLTRLTPTDEATTLSKESDVRRHAYTQASGDSVYAPAFTDAMRASGEAYRAMTQRLASDLDGTLHHRANALRSDALRDTAIILGAVLAALVFALAVGRSLIRSIGRLRQGALQVAQVELPEEIERLSKGGGMPEIQALPFRTNEEVGQLARAIDDIHSQAVRLASEHGVRLQIGDMFETLSRRSRSLVEEQLALIETLELDEEDPVRLDHLFRLDHLATRMRRNGDNLLVLADTVERHRQSPPVALPDMLRAAMSEVEEYRRVQVGHMADVSIAGSAASDIGHLIAELLDNALRYSPPDSPVMVTVGRAVDAGLLVEVADRGLGMSKEDLTAANERLALGGEVTSETAKRMGLFVVGRLARRHEATVRLRTTSALTERPGVTASVHLPGTLVSPIGMGETLDELRTGSFTESRPRPSGHGRGGAATGIQAEATGSPTASPHTERRSDAPVQATASGLPKRSPGASGVNGAPAPANGLAAPAPAPEEPERQQRGNPLSYFTSGNAGSGAAEPATPEPAPARESSWVDIETESLESAPIFERMASEWLMDPTAPESRNRVWSSAADAGWAAAAKAVEQEPKRHTASGLPIRERGARLVPDEARSETQARADGGNDPAAIRDVLSRQLAGVRRGRAETDAAHSRIEGDR, from the coding sequence GTGACTCGGGCGTCTCGCGCAGCGATCGAGAGCTGGCCGCTGCGATGGAAAGTGGCCGCGACCTTGGTGCTGCCGATCCTGCTCGCGGCGACGTTCGGCGCGGTTCGCATCTACAACGAACTGTCCGCCGCCTCACGGTTGAATCTCGCCTCCGACAATGCGGTGATCGTCGTGCCGGCAGTAGAGCTGGTCGACCGGCTCGACGGGCTGGCATACGCGGCCGCGTCGGGCGCACCACTGGAGGAACCTCTCGCTCAGTTCGACGAGAGCGCCAAGACCCTGGACTCGCTGATCAAGTCCGCCGAGTTCGACCAGGCTGTCGCCGCACAGCTGACGACCGCATCCTCGACCGCCAAGACGCTGCGCGACGACATCACCTCCGGCCCATTGCCGCAACAGGTGATCGCCGACCGTGCATCGGACGTGGCCTCCGGCGTGGTCTCCGTGATCGCCGAGACCACCGAGACGGTGGACGACCGCACCGTTCGCCCCCTCGCCGACCAGCTCGTGGACACGCTCGCGGCACAACGGGCACTGACCACGCAGCGCGTACTGATCGCCGCACCCGATTTCGCCGACTCCGACGCACTGCGCGCCGAGGTGGCGGACGCGGCAGGCGCGGAGGCCGCGGCCATCGACCGGCTCACCCGGCTGACGCCCACGGACGAGGCCACGACCTTGTCCAAGGAGTCCGACGTGCGGCGCCACGCCTATACCCAGGCGTCCGGCGACAGCGTGTACGCGCCCGCGTTCACCGATGCCATGCGGGCCAGCGGCGAGGCGTACCGCGCGATGACGCAGCGGCTGGCCTCCGACCTCGACGGCACCCTGCACCACCGGGCCAACGCGTTGCGATCCGACGCCCTGCGAGACACCGCGATCATCCTCGGCGCCGTGCTGGCCGCACTCGTCTTCGCACTGGCCGTCGGCCGCTCTCTGATCCGGTCGATCGGCCGGCTGCGCCAGGGCGCGCTGCAGGTCGCCCAGGTCGAGCTGCCCGAGGAGATCGAACGCCTCAGCAAGGGCGGTGGCATGCCGGAGATCCAGGCGCTGCCGTTCCGTACCAACGAAGAGGTCGGACAGCTCGCCCGCGCGATCGACGACATCCACTCCCAAGCGGTCCGCCTGGCCAGCGAGCACGGGGTGCGGCTGCAGATCGGCGACATGTTCGAAACCCTGTCCCGCCGAAGCCGGTCGCTGGTCGAAGAGCAGCTGGCACTCATCGAGACCCTCGAGCTCGACGAAGAGGATCCGGTCCGTCTCGACCACCTGTTCCGGCTGGACCACCTGGCGACGCGCATGCGCCGCAACGGCGACAACCTGCTCGTCCTCGCCGACACCGTGGAACGCCACCGCCAGTCCCCGCCCGTCGCACTGCCCGACATGCTGCGCGCCGCGATGTCCGAGGTGGAGGAATACCGCCGGGTGCAGGTCGGGCACATGGCCGACGTCTCGATCGCCGGCTCGGCCGCGAGCGATATCGGCCACCTGATCGCCGAGCTGCTCGACAACGCACTGCGCTACTCGCCGCCGGACTCGCCGGTGATGGTGACGGTCGGACGCGCCGTCGACGCCGGTCTGCTGGTCGAAGTCGCCGACCGTGGCCTCGGCATGTCCAAGGAGGACCTGACCGCCGCCAACGAACGCCTCGCTCTCGGTGGTGAGGTGACCTCCGAAACCGCCAAGCGAATGGGTCTGTTCGTGGTCGGCCGGTTGGCGCGACGTCATGAGGCGACCGTGCGGCTGCGGACCACCTCGGCCTTGACCGAGCGGCCCGGTGTGACGGCGAGTGTGCACCTTCCCGGCACGCTGGTGTCGCCGATCGGAATGGGCGAGACCCTCGATGAGCTGCGGACCGGCTCGTTTACCGAATCGCGGCCGCGGCCGTCCGGCCACGGGCGCGGGGGCGCCGCCACCGGGATACAGGCCGAGGCCACCGGCTCCCCTACCGCCTCGCCGCACACCGAACGCCGATCTGATGCCCCCGTCCAGGCGACCGCCAGCGGACTGCCCAAGCGTTCGCCCGGTGCCAGTGGCGTGAACGGTGCTCCCGCCCCCGCGAACGGACTGGCGGCGCCCGCTCCGGCTCCCGAGGAACCCGAACGCCAACAGCGCGGCAATCCGCTTTCCTACTTCACCTCGGGCAACGCCGGCTCGGGGGCCGCCGAACCGGCGACGCCCGAGCCTGCGCCGGCCAGAGAATCCAGTTGGGTGGATATCGAGACGGAGAGTTTGGAGAGTGCGCCCATCTTCGAGCGGATGGCGTCGGAGTGGCTGATGGATCCGACAGCACCCGAATCCCGCAACCGGGTGTGGTCCAGCGCCGCCGACGCCGGCTGGGCCGCCGCGGCAAAGGCCGTCGAACAGGAACCGAAGCGGCACACCGCATCCGGGTTGCCGATTCGTGAACGTGGAGCGCGCCTGGTGCCGGATGAGGCAAGATCGGAAACCCAGGCGAGGGCCGACGGCGGGAATGATCCCGCGGCAATCCGAGACGTCCTGAGCCGACAGCTGGCCGGCGTACGCAGGGGCCGAGCCGAAACCGATGCAGCACACAGCCGAATCGAAGGAGATCGATGA
- a CDS encoding L,D-transpeptidase, with protein MRAVVQGVLVVVVVAMAYFSGGTDSVDTAAASLPLRSTIESIAPSEGAVVGVGHPVVVTFKNPVTITNRSSVERALGLKSTPVRTGSYEWLDAKVLSWTPAQFWPAHSTVMLSVGGMRTEFQTGPAVIGVADISDHTFTVTIDGLGEDPPIALPAPHHLPHAGEPGVLLASLGRPEYPTPVGTYTVLGKDRTVRMDSSSVGIPVDAPDGYLLDVDYAVRFTHRGLFVHSAPWAVPSMGLDNTSHGCISLIPAAAEWYFNTVNVGDPVIVQE; from the coding sequence ATGCGCGCGGTTGTTCAGGGTGTTCTCGTTGTGGTCGTGGTCGCCATGGCCTATTTCTCGGGAGGCACCGATAGTGTCGACACGGCGGCGGCCAGCCTGCCGTTGAGGTCGACGATCGAATCGATCGCGCCGTCCGAAGGCGCTGTCGTCGGTGTGGGCCATCCCGTGGTGGTGACGTTCAAGAACCCGGTCACCATCACCAACCGGTCGTCGGTGGAACGTGCCCTCGGCCTGAAGTCCACGCCGGTACGCACGGGCAGCTACGAGTGGCTCGATGCCAAGGTCCTGTCATGGACACCGGCACAGTTCTGGCCCGCCCACAGCACGGTGATGCTGTCGGTCGGCGGCATGCGGACGGAATTCCAAACCGGCCCAGCCGTTATCGGCGTTGCCGACATCTCCGATCACACCTTCACCGTGACCATCGACGGTCTCGGTGAAGACCCGCCGATCGCTCTGCCGGCGCCCCATCACCTGCCCCACGCCGGCGAACCGGGTGTACTTCTGGCCTCGTTGGGCCGTCCCGAATACCCGACCCCGGTCGGCACCTACACCGTCCTGGGGAAAGACCGCACGGTCAGGATGGATTCGAGCAGCGTGGGCATTCCCGTCGATGCGCCTGACGGCTACCTCCTGGATGTGGATTACGCCGTCCGCTTCACCCATCGCGGCTTGTTCGTGCATTCCGCGCCGTGGGCCGTGCCGTCGATGGGCCTGGATAACACCAGCCATGGCTGCATCAGCCTGATCCCGGCGGCTGCCGAGTGGTACTTCAACACGGTCAACGTCGGCGACCCGGTGATCGTGCAGGAATAG
- a CDS encoding DUF732 domain-containing protein, whose product MTCPYCGSPLDETETCGRCGPIKATAPTGWRPDPTARHEGRYFVTGHPTNRVRDGRTTSSDPAGGRMLPDYLELKTSGIRSTWLGTSAAAAIIVMTAAVVWVLLMAGRRPPPPPETGYLAALRDAGVSDQFNSDANAVAHGRQVCRHLEDGEPQQGLLADKIAVDTFCPHFSKGFHVLEKATITGTFVLNDNAGAAGIVSDGATCQGANGYSDVNPGTLVTVKNGKGEVLASTTLGPGKSGNANCTFSFTVPLTEGQDRYVLSVGRRGEFSYTFEQLVAKGILMQLGH is encoded by the coding sequence ATGACGTGCCCGTATTGCGGTTCCCCGCTCGACGAAACCGAGACCTGCGGTCGCTGCGGGCCGATCAAGGCGACCGCGCCGACCGGCTGGCGCCCGGACCCCACCGCTCGCCACGAAGGCCGGTACTTCGTGACCGGGCATCCGACGAATCGCGTACGCGACGGCAGGACCACATCGAGCGACCCGGCCGGTGGGCGGATGCTGCCCGATTACCTCGAGCTCAAGACCTCCGGCATTCGGTCGACCTGGCTGGGCACCAGCGCCGCGGCGGCGATCATCGTGATGACCGCCGCGGTGGTGTGGGTGCTGCTGATGGCGGGCCGCCGGCCGCCGCCTCCGCCGGAAACCGGATACCTTGCGGCACTGAGGGATGCCGGAGTCAGCGACCAGTTCAATTCGGATGCCAATGCCGTCGCCCACGGGCGGCAGGTGTGCCGGCACCTCGAGGACGGCGAACCGCAACAGGGCCTCCTGGCCGACAAGATCGCCGTCGACACGTTCTGCCCGCATTTCTCCAAAGGCTTCCACGTGCTCGAAAAGGCGACCATCACGGGCACTTTCGTCCTCAACGACAACGCGGGAGCAGCGGGCATCGTCTCCGACGGAGCGACATGCCAGGGAGCCAACGGGTACTCCGACGTCAATCCCGGCACCCTCGTCACCGTGAAGAACGGCAAAGGAGAAGTGCTCGCCAGCACCACCCTGGGGCCCGGCAAGAGCGGAAACGCCAACTGCACCTTCTCTTTCACCGTGCCGCTGACCGAAGGTCAGGATCGCTACGTGCTGTCCGTCGGGCGTCGTGGCGAATTCAGCTATACCTTCGAACAGCTTGTGGCCAAAGGCATTCTGATGCAGCTCGGTCACTGA
- a CDS encoding SDR family oxidoreductase encodes MTRVTVITGGAGGMGLATAKVVGRDQPVVLCDVRQERLDHAATALGDLGITATIVNADVTDRAAVDRLFETAAGLGTLSAVVHAAGVSPSMGDAEYVMRTNALGTLHVNESFFASAAEGAAIVNVASMAAHLLPEEVIPAQHFPLALQDQDRFLTEMLAACAIAPEDMRSGFSYAISKAFVKWYSSSQAERFNGRGIRIVSVSPGSIDTEMGRLEEQAGAGAMVADAAVPRWGKPEEMADLLAYCVSERAGYLTGTDILNDGGVVASMRERARLAATGG; translated from the coding sequence ATGACACGGGTGACGGTGATCACAGGCGGCGCAGGTGGTATGGGACTCGCAACGGCCAAGGTCGTCGGGCGGGACCAGCCGGTGGTGCTGTGCGATGTGCGGCAGGAGCGTCTCGACCACGCCGCCACCGCCCTGGGTGACCTCGGAATCACCGCCACGATCGTCAACGCCGACGTCACCGATCGGGCGGCCGTCGACCGGCTGTTCGAGACCGCGGCCGGGCTCGGCACGCTCAGCGCTGTGGTCCATGCGGCCGGGGTCAGCCCCAGCATGGGTGACGCCGAATACGTCATGAGGACCAACGCGCTGGGCACGTTGCATGTGAACGAGTCTTTTTTCGCGTCCGCGGCCGAGGGTGCGGCCATCGTCAACGTGGCATCGATGGCGGCGCACCTGTTGCCCGAGGAAGTCATCCCGGCGCAGCATTTTCCGCTGGCGCTGCAGGACCAGGACCGATTCCTCACCGAAATGCTCGCGGCGTGCGCCATCGCTCCCGAAGACATGCGGTCGGGTTTCTCCTACGCGATCAGCAAGGCGTTCGTGAAGTGGTACAGCTCGTCGCAGGCCGAGCGGTTCAACGGTCGCGGCATCCGCATCGTCTCCGTTTCGCCCGGCTCCATCGACACCGAGATGGGCCGGCTGGAGGAGCAGGCCGGGGCGGGAGCCATGGTTGCCGACGCCGCGGTGCCGCGGTGGGGCAAGCCGGAGGAGATGGCGGACCTGCTGGCCTACTGCGTCAGTGAGCGTGCCGGTTACCTCACCGGTACGGACATCCTCAACGACGGCGGCGTCGTCGCCTCGATGCGTGAACGCGCTCGACTGGCCGCTACCGGCGGCTAG
- a CDS encoding class I SAM-dependent methyltransferase translates to MDVPDDGRVDASALTGVSETALLTLNGRAHQARHPHAIIDDPMAIELADSIDFDFDKFGRRKGQEMALRSLAFDQAARRYLSDHPSATVVALAEGLQTSFWRLDAALPAARFRWLTVDFPPIIQLRERLLPASDRIRVRPQSALDYSWMDAVDRTEGVFITAEGLLMYLQPEEALGLIAECARRFPGGQMIFDLPPVLVKKFAPKGMRSSRHYRVPPMPFSLSPAQLADLAHTVPGIKAVHDLPMPRGRGWFFRTAFPAFWQFKPTRQIRGAYTLLEFG, encoded by the coding sequence GTGGATGTCCCAGACGACGGCCGAGTCGACGCAAGTGCCCTGACCGGGGTTTCGGAAACCGCACTGTTGACCCTCAACGGACGGGCCCATCAGGCCCGCCATCCCCATGCCATCATCGACGACCCTATGGCCATCGAACTCGCCGATTCGATCGACTTCGACTTCGACAAGTTCGGCCGGCGCAAGGGCCAGGAGATGGCGCTGCGCTCACTGGCCTTCGACCAGGCCGCCCGGCGGTACCTGAGCGACCACCCGTCGGCAACCGTGGTCGCACTCGCCGAAGGTCTGCAGACGAGTTTCTGGCGACTGGATGCGGCGCTGCCGGCTGCGCGGTTCCGTTGGCTCACCGTTGATTTCCCGCCCATCATCCAATTGCGCGAGCGGCTGCTGCCCGCGTCCGACCGCATCAGGGTGCGGCCGCAGTCGGCGCTGGACTACAGCTGGATGGACGCGGTGGACCGGACCGAAGGGGTATTCATCACGGCCGAGGGCTTGCTGATGTACCTGCAGCCCGAGGAAGCGCTCGGCCTGATCGCCGAGTGCGCCCGCCGATTTCCGGGCGGCCAGATGATCTTCGACCTTCCCCCCGTGCTGGTGAAGAAGTTCGCGCCGAAGGGCATGCGATCATCGCGGCACTACCGCGTGCCACCGATGCCGTTCAGCCTGTCACCGGCGCAGCTCGCGGACCTGGCGCACACCGTGCCGGGCATCAAGGCAGTGCACGATCTGCCGATGCCGCGCGGACGCGGATGGTTCTTCCGCACCGCATTTCCGGCGTTCTGGCAATTCAAGCCCACGAGACAGATTCGCGGGGCCTACACGCTGCTGGAATTCGGCTGA
- a CDS encoding glycoside hydrolase 5 family protein — translation MARRAAFKVPLVMTVAAALGRAPRADAQVDGHGARWSPERAHGWYAAQGWLVGANFIPSNAVNQLEMFQPDTYDPQRIDNELRIARLAGFNTVRVFLHDQLWAQDHLGFQNRLAQFVALASSHGIKPLFVLFDSCWDPFPRLGRQRRPQPGIHNSVWVQSPGAQNLDDRRYRRTLREYVVGVISQFRRDERVLGWDLWNEPDNPAATYREVERQDKVGLIEKLLPEVFSWARSVNPVQPLTSGVWDGAWADPQKRSAMANIQLGLSDVLTFHSYDDPAGFEARIGELAPMGRPILCTEYLARGEGSTVEGVLPIAKRHNVGAYSWGLVAGKTQTYLPWDSWEHPYKTPPRVWFHDLFHADGRPYRDGEIRTIRELTGRPYP, via the coding sequence ATGGCGCGTAGGGCCGCGTTCAAGGTTCCGTTGGTCATGACGGTAGCCGCGGCTCTGGGAAGGGCGCCGCGGGCCGATGCGCAGGTCGACGGCCATGGGGCCCGCTGGTCACCCGAGCGTGCGCACGGTTGGTATGCCGCGCAGGGTTGGCTGGTGGGCGCCAACTTCATTCCGTCCAACGCGGTCAATCAGCTGGAGATGTTCCAGCCCGACACCTATGACCCACAGCGGATCGACAACGAGTTACGCATCGCCCGGTTGGCCGGATTCAACACGGTGCGGGTGTTCCTGCATGACCAGTTGTGGGCCCAGGACCATCTGGGCTTTCAGAACCGCCTGGCGCAATTCGTTGCCCTGGCATCAAGCCATGGCATCAAACCGCTGTTCGTGCTGTTCGATTCGTGTTGGGATCCTTTTCCCCGGCTGGGGCGCCAGCGCCGGCCACAGCCCGGCATACACAACTCGGTGTGGGTGCAGAGCCCGGGCGCCCAGAACCTCGACGACCGCCGGTACCGGCGTACGTTGCGTGAGTATGTCGTCGGTGTCATCAGCCAATTCCGTCGTGACGAGCGGGTACTGGGGTGGGACCTGTGGAACGAGCCGGACAATCCCGCGGCCACCTACCGCGAGGTCGAACGGCAGGACAAGGTCGGCCTGATCGAAAAGCTGCTGCCCGAGGTTTTCTCCTGGGCCCGTTCGGTCAATCCCGTGCAGCCGCTGACCAGCGGGGTGTGGGACGGGGCCTGGGCTGACCCGCAGAAGCGCAGCGCGATGGCGAACATCCAGCTGGGCCTCTCGGACGTGTTGACGTTTCACAGCTACGACGATCCGGCCGGATTCGAGGCCCGGATCGGCGAGTTGGCGCCCATGGGGCGTCCGATCCTGTGCACCGAATACCTGGCCCGCGGTGAGGGCAGCACGGTCGAGGGCGTGCTGCCGATCGCCAAACGACACAACGTCGGTGCCTACAGCTGGGGTTTGGTGGCCGGTAAGACGCAGACCTATCTGCCGTGGGATTCCTGGGAGCATCCGTACAAGACGCCTCCACGCGTGTGGTTCCACGACCTGTTCCATGCGGATGGACGGCCGTATCGGGACGGTGAGATCCGCACGATCCGGGAGCTGACGGGCCGGCCGTATCCCTGA